The Ascidiaceihabitans donghaensis genome includes the window CCAGCTTTCCAAAACCTCACAATGCCGACTGGGCATGGCGCCCGGAACTGTGGCGCGGCCCATTGTCTAAACCGGGCATGTCCTCGGTGAGCACCAAGTCGATGCTGGGCGATGAAGTCACTTTGTTTCATGATTGCCGCCTAAGCGAGCTTACTTTGCGGCAATTGCGCAATTTGCGTGAACAGGATCTTGCGCCTTACGGCCTACGGATGGATGTTTTCAAATTCGACGGCTCTTTTTTGTCTCTTGTCGTGGACCTGCCGACAGACGCGACACGCGGGCTGAAAAAAACCCATTTGCTTGGAATGAATTGCATCGTCGAGATGGAAAAGCCACTGGAAATTTTTGCGCGGCTCAACATCAAAAATGGTCCTAACACTGAACAAATCGTGCGTGAATTGCCCCTTCACGAAGAGGATATTCTTGTAGAATTCGATCTGGCGTATTCAAATTTGAACGAAAAGCGGGTTGAAAAAGCCTGGATTGATCTGATCTTTGAAGGCCCCGAAATGAACCAGGTCGTGCTGCGTGATTTGACGTTCTCGCGCCGCCCCCGCGCCCAGCTGTAAGGACCACACCATGACCACATTGACCCTGACAGCCACCAAAATGCGCCGCGGCGTATGGGAAGGCGTCATCACACAAACAGGACAAGGTGTGCCGCAGATTGCCGTCACGCATTTGGACAAACCGGTGCCCGATATCGACCTGCAGGAAAACGGTGAAACCTGGGTTTTGCGTGTGACGATCCCCGCGGATGCAATTGCTGACGGCGTGCAGACCTTTTTGATCACCGACACCAGCGACGGCAGCCGGATTGGGAATTTCACCCTGATCGCAGGTGAAGCGCTAGGGGATGATATGCGCGCCGAAATGGAGCTGTTGCGGGCGGAACTCGATATGTTGAAACGTGCGTTTCGGCGCCA containing:
- a CDS encoding DUF6478 family protein — protein: MGDKSIGLVDKLTHRRAMRRWARAARNAKDLKLPILRQNRAAARLLRTHLDRLIHKADERLALPAIGSTSFPKPHNADWAWRPELWRGPLSKPGMSSVSTKSMLGDEVTLFHDCRLSELTLRQLRNLREQDLAPYGLRMDVFKFDGSFLSLVVDLPTDATRGLKKTHLLGMNCIVEMEKPLEIFARLNIKNGPNTEQIVRELPLHEEDILVEFDLAYSNLNEKRVEKAWIDLIFEGPEMNQVVLRDLTFSRRPRAQL